A single genomic interval of Oncorhynchus tshawytscha isolate Ot180627B linkage group LG15, Otsh_v2.0, whole genome shotgun sequence harbors:
- the LOC112214388 gene encoding protein mono-ADP-ribosyltransferase PARP12: protein MSSYSRVINHATSILCSNKGSLSFQQLHRKVFQRVEITEDDFWYIVKKCSRFVVVRNRERTDEWGTDCVIVAKTSLRLCKNYTKQDCRDCQELHLCKYFVYGNCRFGKGRKQCKFSHDVRSEHNYTLLRECTLHELHEDDLFLLLLQNDPTLLPEVCSHYNKGSGPHGACTFRDGCTKMHMCMHFVQDDCMFGSKCKRQHVIDQHGLRMLEERGLSGDIIKDLPFVYQNLHRLNTPTTPYNAKEHVGELVSRPVIKKEDRKEICLHFIRRNCRFQDQCIRVHFNLPYKWEVFDGNDWIHLHHTEDIERAFCDPRNTHSPGSRPVDFLTMTQESDPVRRLSTVSSVTKPAHYILTTEWLWYYKGDHENWIEFGRPDDKQRMTSLSSRELEEAYLADGSAEVTIMKGHRNYYLRFQDMYQRNPKHNTKRRVRRRPRFISIMEVENKTAP from the exons ATGTCCAGTTACTCCAGAGTAATTAATCATGCCACCAGTATATTATGCAGCAACAAAGGTTCCCTGTCCTTCCAGCAATTGCACAGGAAAGTATTCCAGCGTGTTGAAATAACTGAGGACGACTTTTGGTACATTGTAAAGAAGTGTTCTCGGTTTGTTGTGGTGCGGAACCGAGAGAGAACGGACGAATGGGGAACTGACTGTGTGATTGTCGCCAAAACGTCGCTGCGACTATGCAAAAATTACACAAAACAAGATTGCAGAGATTGCCAGGAGCTTCACCTTTGCAAATATTTTGTTTATGGAAACTGTAGATTTGGGAAAGGCAG GAAGCAATGCAAGTTCTCACATGACGTGCGTTCAGAGCATAACTACACGCTCCTGAGGGAGTGCACTCTGCATGAGCTGCACGAGGATGACTTGTTCCTGTTACTGCTGCAGAATGATCCCACCCTGCTGCCGGAG GTGTGCTCTCACTACAACAAGGGCTCCGGGCCCCATGGCGCATGTACCTTCAGGGATGGCTGCACCAAGATGCACATGTGCATGCACTTTGTGCAGGACGACTGCATGTTCGGGTCTAAGTGCAAGAGGCAGCACGTCATCGACCAGCATGGCCTTCGCATGCTGGAGGAGAGGGGCCTCAGCGGTGACATCATCAAAGACCTGCCTTTCGTTTACCAGAACCTCCACCGCCTCAACACACCCACTACACCTTACAATGCTAAAG AGCATGTAGGTGAGCTGGTCTCCAGGCCTGTGATCAAGAAAGAGGACAGGAAGGAGATTTGTCTGCATTTCATACGCAGGAACTGTAGATTCCAGG ACCAGTGTATACGTGTGCATTTTAACCTGCCTTATAAGTGGGAGGTGTTTGATGGGAACGACTGGATACACCTGCATCACACTGAGGACATCGAGAGAGCCTTCTGTGATCCCCggaacacacacag tccaggATCTCGGCCAGTAGACTTCCTAACGATGACACAGGAGTCGGACCCCGTGCGGCGCCTCTCCACGGTTTCCTCGGTAACAAAGCCGGCTCACTACATCCTGACCACTGAGTGGCTGTGGTACTACAAGGGTGACCACGAGAACTGGATTGAGTTTGGAAGACCT GACGATAAACAGCGTATGACATCCCTCTCGTCCCGGGAGCTGGAGGAAGCGTACCTGGCAGACGGATCTGCTGAGGTCACCATTATGAAAGGTCACCGCAACTACTACCTCCGTTTTCAAG ACATGTACCAGCGGAACCCCAAACACAACACCAAGAGGAGGGTGCGTCGCCGACCACGCTTCATCTCCATCATGGAAGTGGAGAACAAGACTGcaccgtag